A stretch of Arachis hypogaea cultivar Tifrunner chromosome 15, arahy.Tifrunner.gnm2.J5K5, whole genome shotgun sequence DNA encodes these proteins:
- the LOC112747094 gene encoding aldehyde dehydrogenase family 3 member F1-like isoform X1, whose translation MKEYYGSGETKKVSWRESQLKGLRRFLIEKEEDILKALMLDLGKHQVEAFRDEAKLPQIALLSSAEIVPEPLGLVVIISSWNFPFGLSLEPLIGAVAAGNTVVLKPSELSPACSSILVLGLPNFLDLPIIRKQSSEL comes from the exons ATGAAGGAGTATTATGGGAGTGGAGAGACAAAGAAAGTGTCATGGAGAGAATCACAACTCAAAGGGTTGCGTCGTTTTctcattgaaaaagaagaagatattttgaaggcATTAATGCTCGACTTAGGAAAGCATCAAGTTGAAGCTTTTAGAGATGAG GCTAAATTGCCACAAATAGCACTGCTTAGTAGTGCAGAAATTGTTCCTGAACCTCTGGGCCTAGTCGTCATTATTTCATCTTGGAATTTCCCCTTTG GTTTATCCTTGGAGCCACTAATAGGAGCAGTAGCAGCTGGAAACACAGTGGTCTTAAAGCCTTCAGAGTTGTCACCAGCATGTTCTTCCATACTTGTCCTTGGACTTCCCAATTTCTTGGACCTCCCAATCATAAG GAAGCAATCTTCAGAGTTATAG
- the LOC112747094 gene encoding aldehyde dehydrogenase family 3 member H1-like isoform X2, with amino-acid sequence MKSLNFALSNLKYWISGKKAKLPQIALLSSAEIVPEPLGLVVIISSWNFPFGLSLEPLIGAVAAGNTVVLKPSELSPACSSILVLGLPNFLDLPIIRKQSSEL; translated from the exons ATGAAGTCCTTGAATTTTGCATTGAGTAACTTAAAATATTGGATATCAGGCAAAAAG GCTAAATTGCCACAAATAGCACTGCTTAGTAGTGCAGAAATTGTTCCTGAACCTCTGGGCCTAGTCGTCATTATTTCATCTTGGAATTTCCCCTTTG GTTTATCCTTGGAGCCACTAATAGGAGCAGTAGCAGCTGGAAACACAGTGGTCTTAAAGCCTTCAGAGTTGTCACCAGCATGTTCTTCCATACTTGTCCTTGGACTTCCCAATTTCTTGGACCTCCCAATCATAAG GAAGCAATCTTCAGAGTTATAG